A genome region from Tachyglossus aculeatus isolate mTacAcu1 chromosome 1, mTacAcu1.pri, whole genome shotgun sequence includes the following:
- the LOC119927040 gene encoding succinate receptor 1-like encodes MAYSGSSDIQVMLLARRFYLQGENGTHCNKTVAETVLENYYLSIMYGTEFVVGLLGNITVVLGYIFYLKDWKSCNIYLFNLSLSDLAFLCTLPMLVRSYATGSWTYGVVLCKSNRYILHANMYTSILFLTFISIDRYLLMKYPFREHFLQKKELAIISSVTIWILVTIEILPILLILEPVMTENSTACLDYASSGDPKCNLGYSLFLTFLGFLIPLFVMCFFYLKIVFFLKHRNQQISSALPLEKPLTLIIMAMVIFSVLFSPYHIMRNVRIASRLETWAGSCSEQAIINSFYIITRPIAFLNSVINPVFYFLIGDNFREMLLNRVRQLFQSIKSFRR; translated from the exons ATGGCCTATAGTGGTAGTTCAGATATCCAGGTCATGCTACTAGCAAGAAGATTCTACCTGCAG GGGGAGAATGGTACCCACTGCAACAAGACGGTGGCAGAGACAGTCCTGGAAAATTATTACCTTTCTATTATGTATGGGACTGAGTTTGTCGTTGGACTCCTGGGAAACATCACAGTGGTTTTGGGCTACATCTTCTACTTGAAGGACTGGAAAAGTTGCAACATTTATCTCTTCAACCTCTCCTTGTCAGATCTGGCCTTCCTATGTACTCTTCCAATGTTGGTGAGGAGTTATGCCACAGGAAGCTGGACATACGGAGTTGTTCTCTGCAAAAGCAACAGATACATCCTTCATGCCAACATGTACACGAGCATTCTTTTCCTCACTTTTATTAGCATCGATCGTTATCTCCTGATGAAATATCCCTTCCGTGAGCACTTTCTGCAGAAGAAAGAACTAGCAATTATTTCCTCGGTGACCATCTGGATTCTGGTAACGATTGAAATCCTGCCAATTCTTCTCATCCTTGAACCAGTTATGACAGAAAACAGCACCGCCTGCCTTGATTACGCAAGTTCTGGAGATCCGAAATGCAACCTTGGATACAGCCTATTCCTCACATTCTTAGGATTCTTAATCCCTCTCTTTGTTATGTGCTTTTTCTATCTGAAGATTGTTTTTTTCCTGAAACACAGGAATCAGCAGATATCATCGGCTCTCCCGCTGGAAAAGCCCCTGACCTTAATCATCATGGCCATGGTCATTTTTTCAGTGCTTTTCAGCCCCTACCACATAATGCGCAACGTGAGGATCGCATCTCGCTTGGAAACCTGGGCTGGAAGTTGCAGTGAACAGGCCATCATCAACTCCTTCTATATTATCACGAGGCCCATTGCCTTTCTAAACAGTGTGATAAATCCAGTCTTCTATTTCCTAATTGGGGACAACTTCAGAGAGATGCTATTAAACAGGGTGCGGCAACTCTTCCAGTCAATCAAATCTTTCAGAAGATGA